From Argopecten irradians isolate NY chromosome 12, Ai_NY, whole genome shotgun sequence, one genomic window encodes:
- the LOC138336798 gene encoding striatin-interacting protein 1-like isoform X1 has product MEASGPRLPKLRDILRRQREDSFSESMCETPDIEYTYDDADTYRAEMAELYSYTEESEFEETKTAFEHGFALKGHDKWTTASPETQRKHIVYLQNELEMADRDRRFNALMALLYLLQGVHGECDAEDQQRDWVMTNVHMLYEQGLFISFAEVLSMEIENPVAASNALRKPAVSVADSKDLRMLLNALYTMVETMRLMPENMSEEQKRNQELFKEDLVTPCVGDDILAITLFGMVTKFCSGNAPHFPMKKALLLLWKVALVSLGGLRALQNKKNAVRVENGLPELPEDTYEVCKNMRASSPPASATDLIEQQMPRKYGVRGKRSLIKQTSLPDEPFDNGAEDELDRGSDDELPPTPPRPATPIQPQQKSLPWKPKVRQKDLELFLDHTRIKFVGFQVQKDQSSLAGLPQPIHEGVKVLKQHLYISLTELQIKREEEIAKNPLSQPEKEVPNSPVEILFQAMLPNLPQYMIALLKILLAAAPTSKTKTDSINILSDVLPEEMPTTVLQSMKLGIDVNRHKEVIVKSISGLLLLLLKNFKLNHIYQFEFLSQHLVFANCIPLVLKFFNQNIMSYIGAKNSIPVLDFPRCVVGDPVELTAEALENGDDQPFCWRNLFSCINLLRILNKLTKWKHSRTMMLVVFKSAPILKRALKVKHAMMQLYILKLLKMQTKYLGRQWRKSNMKTMSAIYQKVRHRLNDDWAYGNDMDARPWDFQAEECALRACVDRFNNRRYGVNGTDPDFKPLDTCTLSVLGESIELSPEFKQNYERWLDLEVYSNQIDWDQILML; this is encoded by the exons ATGGAGGCCTCAGGACCCAGACTCCCGAAATTGCGGGATATTCTTAGAAGACAGAGAGAAGACTCTTTTTCCGAG AGTATGTGTGAAACCCCAGACATAGAATATACTTACGATGATGCAGATACATATCGTGCTGAAATGGCAG AATTATATAGTTACACAGAGGAATCTGAGTTTGAAGAAACAAAAACAGCTTTTGAACATGGATTTGCTTTGAAAG GACACGACAAGTGGACAACAGCATCCCCAGAGACCCAGAGAAAACACATAGTATATTTACAGAATGAGTTGGAGATGGCTGACCGCGATCGTCGGTTTAATGCTCTGATGGCGTTACTCTACCTCCTACAAG GAGTACATGGAGAGTGCGATGCAGAGGACCAGCAGCGGGACTGGGTGATGACCAACGTCCACATGTTGTATGAACAGGGCCTTTTTATCTCGTTTGCTGAAGTCTTGTCGATGGAAATTGA AAATCCAGTTGCTGCATCAAATGCCCTACGCAAACCTGCTGTTTCTGTGGCTGACAGCAAAGATTTAAG AATGTTACTGAATGCCTTGTACACAATGGTGGAGACCATGAGATTGATGCCAGAAAACATGTCTGAGGAACAAAAAAGGAACCAGGAACTCTTCAAGGAAGACTTGG tgacCCCATGTGTTGGAGACGACATCCTGGCAATCACATTGTTTGGAATGGTGACAAAGTTCTGTAGTGGAAATGCTCCACACTTCCCTATGAAGAAAGCTCTACTTCTGCTATGGAAAGTTGCCTTG GTGTCTTTGGGCGGATTGCGAGCTTTACAAAACAAGAAAAATGCTGTACGTGTAGAGAATGGTTTGCCAGAACTACCAGAAGATACGTATGAAGTTTGCAAAAACATGCGTGCGTCTTCTCCCCCAGCCTCTGCCACAGATCTCATTGAACAACAGATGCCGCGGAAATATGGTGTTAGGGGCAAGAGG AGTTTGATCAAACAGACAAGTCTCCCGGATGAACCTTTCGACAACGGTGCCGAAGACGAACTTGATCGGGGCAGTGATGATGAGCTTCCTCCCACACCTCCACGACCTGCGACCCCTATACAGCCGCAGCAAAAGTCATTACCATGGAAACCTAAAGTCAG GCAAAAAGATTTGGAATTATTTTTGGACCACACCAGAATCAAGTTTGTAGGTTTCCAGGTGCAGAAAGATCAATCGTCGTTAGCTGGCCTACCCCAGCCCATCCACGAAGGTGTCAAAGTTCTAAAACAG CATTTGTACATATCTCTGACAGAGCTGCAGATCAAGCGTGAAGAAGAGATAGCCAAGAATCCTTTATCTcag CCTGAGAAGGAGGTCCCTAACTCCCCGGTGGAGATACTATTCCAGGCTATGCTACCCAATCTACCACAGTATATG ATAGCCTTATTAAAGATATTACTGGCAGCAGCTCCAACATCCAAAACAAAGACTGACTCCATCAACATCTTATCAGATGTCCTGCCAGAAGAAATGCC GACTACTGTTCTTCAGTCCATGAAGCTGGGCATCGATGTAAACAGACATAAAGAAGTCATTGTAAAGTCCATCTCTGGCCTTCTCTTGCTTCTTCTAAAAAACTTCAAACTCAATCACATCTACCAG TTTGAGTTTCTCAGTCAACACCTTGTGTTTGCCAACTGTATACCTCTGGTACTGAAATTCTTTAACCAGAATATCATGTCGTACATCGGGGCCAAGAACAG TATTCCTGTGTTAGATTTCCCGCGCTGTGTTGTGGGCGACCCAGTAGAACTCACCGCTGAAGCTTTA GAAAATGGTGATGATCAGCCTTTCTGCTGGAGAAATTTATTCTCTTGTATAAATCTTCTAAGAATACTCAACAAGCTGACTAAATGGAAACACTCCCGAACAATG ATGTTAGTAGTATTCAAATCCGCCCCAATCCTGAAGCGTGCACTCAAGGTCAAACATGCCATGATGCAGCTGTACATCTTAAAGCTTCTCAAGATGCAGACAAAATATCTGGGCAGGCAGTGGAGAAAGAGTAACATGAAAACCATGTCTGCTATTTACCAGAAAGTCCGCCACAGACTCAATGATGACTGGGCCTATGGCAATG ACATGGATGCACGTCCGTGGGATTTCCAGGCAGAGGAGTGTGCATTACGTGCATGTGTTGACCGTTTCAATAATCGTCGGTACGG
- the LOC138336798 gene encoding striatin-interacting protein 1-like isoform X2, translating into MEASGPRLPKLRDILRRQREDSFSESMCETPDIEYTYDDADTYRAEMAELYSYTEESEFEETKTAFEHGFALKGHDKWTTASPETQRKHIVYLQNELEMADRDRRFNALMALLYLLQGVHGECDAEDQQRDWVMTNVHMLYEQGLFISFAEVLSMEIENPVAASNALRKPAVSVADSKDLRMLLNALYTMVETMRLMPENMSEEQKRNQELFKEDLVTPCVGDDILAITLFGMVTKFCSGNAPHFPMKKALLLLWKVALVSLGGLRALQNKKNAVRVENGLPELPEDTYEVCKNMRASSPPASATDLIEQQMPRKYGVRGKRTSLPDEPFDNGAEDELDRGSDDELPPTPPRPATPIQPQQKSLPWKPKVRQKDLELFLDHTRIKFVGFQVQKDQSSLAGLPQPIHEGVKVLKQHLYISLTELQIKREEEIAKNPLSQPEKEVPNSPVEILFQAMLPNLPQYMIALLKILLAAAPTSKTKTDSINILSDVLPEEMPTTVLQSMKLGIDVNRHKEVIVKSISGLLLLLLKNFKLNHIYQFEFLSQHLVFANCIPLVLKFFNQNIMSYIGAKNSIPVLDFPRCVVGDPVELTAEALENGDDQPFCWRNLFSCINLLRILNKLTKWKHSRTMMLVVFKSAPILKRALKVKHAMMQLYILKLLKMQTKYLGRQWRKSNMKTMSAIYQKVRHRLNDDWAYGNDMDARPWDFQAEECALRACVDRFNNRRYGVNGTDPDFKPLDTCTLSVLGESIELSPEFKQNYERWLDLEVYSNQIDWDQILML; encoded by the exons ATGGAGGCCTCAGGACCCAGACTCCCGAAATTGCGGGATATTCTTAGAAGACAGAGAGAAGACTCTTTTTCCGAG AGTATGTGTGAAACCCCAGACATAGAATATACTTACGATGATGCAGATACATATCGTGCTGAAATGGCAG AATTATATAGTTACACAGAGGAATCTGAGTTTGAAGAAACAAAAACAGCTTTTGAACATGGATTTGCTTTGAAAG GACACGACAAGTGGACAACAGCATCCCCAGAGACCCAGAGAAAACACATAGTATATTTACAGAATGAGTTGGAGATGGCTGACCGCGATCGTCGGTTTAATGCTCTGATGGCGTTACTCTACCTCCTACAAG GAGTACATGGAGAGTGCGATGCAGAGGACCAGCAGCGGGACTGGGTGATGACCAACGTCCACATGTTGTATGAACAGGGCCTTTTTATCTCGTTTGCTGAAGTCTTGTCGATGGAAATTGA AAATCCAGTTGCTGCATCAAATGCCCTACGCAAACCTGCTGTTTCTGTGGCTGACAGCAAAGATTTAAG AATGTTACTGAATGCCTTGTACACAATGGTGGAGACCATGAGATTGATGCCAGAAAACATGTCTGAGGAACAAAAAAGGAACCAGGAACTCTTCAAGGAAGACTTGG tgacCCCATGTGTTGGAGACGACATCCTGGCAATCACATTGTTTGGAATGGTGACAAAGTTCTGTAGTGGAAATGCTCCACACTTCCCTATGAAGAAAGCTCTACTTCTGCTATGGAAAGTTGCCTTG GTGTCTTTGGGCGGATTGCGAGCTTTACAAAACAAGAAAAATGCTGTACGTGTAGAGAATGGTTTGCCAGAACTACCAGAAGATACGTATGAAGTTTGCAAAAACATGCGTGCGTCTTCTCCCCCAGCCTCTGCCACAGATCTCATTGAACAACAGATGCCGCGGAAATATGGTGTTAGGGGCAAGAGG ACAAGTCTCCCGGATGAACCTTTCGACAACGGTGCCGAAGACGAACTTGATCGGGGCAGTGATGATGAGCTTCCTCCCACACCTCCACGACCTGCGACCCCTATACAGCCGCAGCAAAAGTCATTACCATGGAAACCTAAAGTCAG GCAAAAAGATTTGGAATTATTTTTGGACCACACCAGAATCAAGTTTGTAGGTTTCCAGGTGCAGAAAGATCAATCGTCGTTAGCTGGCCTACCCCAGCCCATCCACGAAGGTGTCAAAGTTCTAAAACAG CATTTGTACATATCTCTGACAGAGCTGCAGATCAAGCGTGAAGAAGAGATAGCCAAGAATCCTTTATCTcag CCTGAGAAGGAGGTCCCTAACTCCCCGGTGGAGATACTATTCCAGGCTATGCTACCCAATCTACCACAGTATATG ATAGCCTTATTAAAGATATTACTGGCAGCAGCTCCAACATCCAAAACAAAGACTGACTCCATCAACATCTTATCAGATGTCCTGCCAGAAGAAATGCC GACTACTGTTCTTCAGTCCATGAAGCTGGGCATCGATGTAAACAGACATAAAGAAGTCATTGTAAAGTCCATCTCTGGCCTTCTCTTGCTTCTTCTAAAAAACTTCAAACTCAATCACATCTACCAG TTTGAGTTTCTCAGTCAACACCTTGTGTTTGCCAACTGTATACCTCTGGTACTGAAATTCTTTAACCAGAATATCATGTCGTACATCGGGGCCAAGAACAG TATTCCTGTGTTAGATTTCCCGCGCTGTGTTGTGGGCGACCCAGTAGAACTCACCGCTGAAGCTTTA GAAAATGGTGATGATCAGCCTTTCTGCTGGAGAAATTTATTCTCTTGTATAAATCTTCTAAGAATACTCAACAAGCTGACTAAATGGAAACACTCCCGAACAATG ATGTTAGTAGTATTCAAATCCGCCCCAATCCTGAAGCGTGCACTCAAGGTCAAACATGCCATGATGCAGCTGTACATCTTAAAGCTTCTCAAGATGCAGACAAAATATCTGGGCAGGCAGTGGAGAAAGAGTAACATGAAAACCATGTCTGCTATTTACCAGAAAGTCCGCCACAGACTCAATGATGACTGGGCCTATGGCAATG ACATGGATGCACGTCCGTGGGATTTCCAGGCAGAGGAGTGTGCATTACGTGCATGTGTTGACCGTTTCAATAATCGTCGGTACGG